Proteins from a genomic interval of Clostridium scatologenes:
- a CDS encoding ABC transporter permease subunit, which produces MSGNEKALIYKDINEITSSRRVIMPMTIVPIILVVVIPIAILICAKYIGNDSDMFTKMAPLIKKLPYEYTTYTPAQLLIKIAVNFMFPSYFLIIPIMCSGVIGASSFVGEKEHKTLESLLYTPISMEQLLRAKILGVFVPSYIVTLVSFIVFGIIFNIGGFVYFGGLIFPDIKWLITIFWICPAINLLSLVFTVMVSAKSETFQEAQQVSGLLVIPVILILVAQMTGLLLISKVAMLIGGCILLILDYVLIKRISSKFTPEKLI; this is translated from the coding sequence ATGAGTGGAAATGAAAAAGCGTTGATATATAAAGATATAAATGAAATAACAAGTTCAAGAAGGGTTATTATGCCTATGACTATTGTACCTATTATTTTGGTTGTAGTTATACCAATAGCAATACTAATATGTGCTAAATATATTGGAAATGATTCAGATATGTTCACAAAAATGGCTCCTCTTATAAAAAAACTGCCTTATGAATATACAACCTATACTCCAGCACAACTCTTAATAAAAATAGCTGTAAACTTTATGTTCCCATCCTACTTTCTTATAATTCCAATAATGTGTTCAGGAGTTATTGGAGCCAGCAGTTTTGTAGGGGAAAAGGAGCATAAAACTCTGGAATCTCTGCTTTATACACCAATATCCATGGAACAATTGCTTAGAGCCAAGATTTTAGGGGTCTTTGTACCTTCTTACATCGTGACTTTAGTTTCCTTTATAGTCTTTGGAATCATATTTAATATAGGTGGCTTTGTCTATTTTGGAGGACTAATTTTTCCAGATATAAAATGGCTTATAACAATATTTTGGATTTGTCCAGCAATCAATTTATTATCGCTAGTATTTACTGTTATGGTATCCGCAAAGTCAGAAACCTTCCAGGAAGCACAGCAAGTAAGTGGTCTCCTTGTCATTCCAGTGATCCTTATATTAGTAGCTCAAATGACAGGCTTACTTTTGATTAGTAAAGTTGCAATGCTTATAGGGGGATGTATACTTTTGATACTTGATTATGTTTTGATAAAGAGGATTTCCTCTAAGTTTACTCCTGAGAAACTTATTTAA
- a CDS encoding ABC transporter ATP-binding protein, with amino-acid sequence MNAINIENLKKSYDGQTNALNNISLSISKGEIFGFLGPNGSGKTTTVRILNGILSKTSGYAEILGIPVGENSLEIHRLCGVMTESSSCYENLTAEQNLIFFGKMHGMDEKSINKRTDFILKRLELLEVKNKKVKSFSTGMRKRVSLAVALIHNPQILFLDEPTSGLDPENALNVTRLIKELAEENEVTIFLCTHQLKYAEDICTLYGFINNGDILGLGTFDELASKKNAALQLKIRGRNVSKEFGFTHEGNDIYSKAISGDKEVNSLIQGILTGGGEIYEAMQQKWSLEQLYFKYIKGNTKR; translated from the coding sequence ATGAATGCAATAAATATAGAAAATCTTAAAAAGTCTTATGATGGTCAGACTAATGCTTTGAATAACATAAGTTTAAGTATATCAAAAGGAGAGATATTTGGATTTCTTGGCCCTAATGGTTCAGGGAAAACCACTACAGTTAGGATTCTCAATGGAATTCTTTCGAAAACATCAGGATATGCTGAAATTTTAGGGATACCTGTAGGAGAAAATAGTCTTGAGATTCATAGATTATGTGGAGTTATGACGGAAAGTTCATCATGCTATGAGAACCTTACTGCTGAGCAAAATCTAATATTCTTTGGAAAAATGCATGGAATGGATGAAAAATCCATTAATAAACGGACTGATTTTATATTGAAAAGGCTGGAGTTACTGGAGGTAAAGAATAAAAAGGTAAAGTCTTTTAGTACAGGAATGAGAAAGAGAGTGTCCTTAGCTGTAGCCCTGATTCACAATCCTCAGATTTTATTCCTTGATGAACCTACTTCTGGTTTAGATCCAGAAAATGCGCTGAATGTTACAAGGCTTATAAAAGAACTTGCAGAGGAAAACGAGGTTACAATCTTTCTCTGTACCCATCAATTAAAATATGCTGAAGATATTTGCACACTATATGGTTTTATTAACAATGGGGATATCCTTGGGTTAGGTACCTTTGATGAGCTTGCTTCAAAGAAAAATGCGGCTCTTCAATTGAAAATTAGAGGAAGAAATGTTTCTAAAGAATTTGGATTTACCCATGAAGGTAATGATATATATAGCAAAGCTATTTCAGGTGACAAAGAGGTAAATAGTCTGATACAAGGTATACTGACAGGTGGAGGAGAAATTTATGAGGCCATGCAGCAGAAATGGTCACTAGAACAATTGTACTTTAAATATATAAAAGGAAATACTAAGAGATAA
- a CDS encoding helix-turn-helix domain-containing protein, with translation MKELNIGRCIVQKRKEKGITQEQLADYIGVSKASVSKWESGLSYPDILLLPELATYFNISVDELLGYSPQLTKEEIKKIYNKLLHEFAVKSFEEVIEECNKLIKKYNSCFPFLISMIQLLLNYSTLSKTDESKEEIFQKCILLSKRVKDESENISLIKKANTMEALAEMALGNSEEVICLMDNKLDPYTGDDVILINAYRMQGKVDKAKEVNQILIYNNIINTLTLLNNYLSLNMMEPALFEKIYSQGIQIIDCFNLKEILTNDVFGIHIVAAQGYLIQEKKEKAIDALEQYVNTVCSIRFPLSFKENEYFTHIDKWFEDNNCIGTNTPIDDITIKKNLVDIVAENPAFTPLGEDERYSLLVKKLKEKLGEKNECNKYRKS, from the coding sequence ATGAAGGAGTTAAACATAGGTAGATGCATTGTTCAAAAGAGAAAAGAAAAGGGGATAACACAGGAACAGCTAGCAGATTATATTGGGGTTTCTAAAGCTTCTGTGTCTAAATGGGAATCTGGATTAAGTTATCCGGATATTTTACTTCTTCCTGAGCTTGCAACTTATTTTAATATTTCAGTGGATGAATTATTGGGATATTCTCCTCAACTTACAAAGGAAGAGATTAAAAAAATCTATAATAAGCTTTTACATGAATTTGCAGTAAAGTCATTTGAGGAAGTAATAGAAGAGTGTAATAAATTAATAAAAAAATATAATTCTTGTTTTCCCTTTTTGATTTCTATGATTCAGTTATTATTAAACTATTCAACTTTATCAAAAACTGATGAAAGCAAGGAAGAAATTTTTCAGAAATGCATATTGCTAAGTAAGAGAGTAAAAGATGAATCAGAGAATATTTCTTTAATAAAAAAAGCAAATACTATGGAAGCATTGGCAGAGATGGCATTAGGGAATAGCGAAGAAGTTATTTGCTTGATGGATAATAAATTAGATCCATACACCGGAGATGACGTTATATTGATTAATGCATATAGGATGCAAGGGAAAGTTGATAAGGCAAAGGAAGTGAACCAAATACTAATTTATAATAATATAATAAACACGTTAACGCTTTTAAACAATTATCTTTCCCTAAACATGATGGAACCAGCTTTGTTTGAAAAAATTTATTCTCAGGGTATTCAGATTATTGATTGCTTTAATTTAAAAGAGATCTTGACAAATGATGTTTTTGGAATTCATATAGTTGCAGCGCAAGGGTATTTGATTCAAGAAAAGAAAGAAAAGGCGATAGATGCATTAGAGCAATATGTGAATACTGTTTGTAGTATCCGATTTCCATTGAGTTTTAAAGAAAATGAATATTTTACTCATATAGATAAATGGTTTGAAGATAATAACTGTATTGGAACAAACACACCGATAGATGACATAACAATTAAGAAAAATCTTGTCGATATAGTTGCTGAAAATCCTGCATTTACACCGCTTGGAGAAGATGAACGGTATAGTTTGCTTGTTAAAAAGCTAAAAGAAAAATTAGGTGAAAAAAATGAATGCAATAAATATAGAAAATCTTAA